In Synechococcus sp. KORDI-100, a single window of DNA contains:
- a CDS encoding DUF3854 domain-containing protein: MKKTFEGNKPSEIEQLRNELVLNHLIDPDDYVSGTFTLGADDGWRDALDRKAREKINAARDNPDLKNNEVANRERSITRKTDYKFRSTPPQNWNLYSVWVTDKGVLKSGLQLAGQRKHPSIRTGEKGEVRFDCTGTQVKVYLPPLNWEYAMHRLDHHGFICTREDYTPEKAWKFIFSNPAVPIWVEESALKALSSTSHGQLAVGINGINSGGQKTRSDRLRVPLRMLAKSGRRMVVRFDNGSRSERTAQRLTGQLNRAGAYANWFTWTDPIIGKTDDYFAAKGKALVAETFDRSADQTDSFNLNEVEKGHYSRIKGDWRTTTIDREFEPMDIIQAQKQSRVIALEGPTGTGKTKASVGAIDLMEEAFRHKVIVLGLYHRASLVHKGAAEYGVRDLSSPLGTFEREEGGLRDGLFCCCESIKKESGEWDLWRWSHELEENPRPAVLFLDEVTQAALHLLLDGTDAMPKIRREAIKALERLIRNPEVTVIAAEAGIGDIELEWLQALSGVQPQVINTTFRRRSDLFYGAASADNIDKLQQLCGQTSDQGRQVWISMGKKTALESFSAPFPGSFLIHGENSKTEEVAALMADTNAVAAQYPLVGYSPSVVSGISYEASTVGIAACVQQFAMGPQDAMQAVARARKAECRIMLSPVSTPMAKTGTGRTSTKDVSRARFVLIDPEMQELYREHLKGVNRTTVFYSVALEARTNYEAINNEHVLRCRLIDQGYTLRSFDELVSDNAVVIPKAQRDKQTKQAELNRRTQLLHEVMTGQKTIGQASSEANRETKNGTWVDLASVDPSHAYQWLQRVRMHDLISAGSFTTNSPEFLAMAAEVQSLNKHEARELRDVLGGRTEVPGPDDEVKATFAKALLKVAGFTVERKLVRSKGTRSYLYNLDAMEVSPKM; the protein is encoded by the coding sequence ATGAAGAAAACATTTGAGGGCAACAAGCCCAGCGAGATTGAGCAACTCAGAAACGAGTTGGTCTTAAATCACTTAATCGATCCAGACGATTACGTCAGCGGAACGTTCACCCTTGGGGCCGACGACGGCTGGCGTGATGCTCTCGACCGCAAAGCACGGGAAAAGATCAATGCAGCTAGGGACAACCCTGATCTGAAAAACAACGAGGTTGCCAACCGAGAGAGATCTATCACCCGGAAGACGGATTACAAATTCCGGTCAACTCCTCCACAGAACTGGAATCTCTACAGCGTTTGGGTGACCGACAAAGGCGTGCTCAAGTCAGGGCTGCAACTAGCAGGCCAGCGGAAACACCCCAGCATTCGGACCGGAGAAAAGGGAGAGGTGCGATTCGACTGCACGGGCACCCAAGTGAAGGTCTATCTGCCGCCACTGAACTGGGAGTACGCCATGCATCGACTGGACCATCACGGATTCATTTGCACCCGGGAGGACTACACGCCTGAGAAGGCTTGGAAGTTCATTTTCAGCAACCCTGCAGTCCCCATTTGGGTCGAGGAGTCAGCTCTAAAGGCGTTGTCTTCGACCTCTCACGGTCAGCTCGCTGTTGGCATTAACGGCATCAACTCAGGTGGACAGAAGACCCGCTCAGATCGCCTCCGTGTGCCCCTAAGGATGCTCGCCAAGAGCGGCCGTCGGATGGTGGTCCGATTCGACAACGGCAGTCGCTCAGAACGCACGGCACAACGTCTGACAGGGCAACTGAATCGAGCCGGAGCTTATGCCAACTGGTTCACCTGGACAGATCCAATCATTGGCAAAACAGACGACTATTTCGCTGCGAAAGGAAAGGCGCTGGTCGCTGAGACGTTCGACCGCTCAGCTGATCAAACCGACAGCTTCAATCTGAACGAGGTCGAGAAGGGGCATTACTCACGGATCAAAGGCGACTGGAGGACAACCACCATCGACCGGGAATTCGAACCGATGGACATTATCCAAGCCCAAAAGCAAAGCCGAGTGATCGCCCTGGAGGGGCCCACAGGCACTGGCAAGACGAAAGCCTCAGTTGGTGCTATCGACCTAATGGAGGAGGCCTTCAGACACAAGGTCATCGTGCTTGGTCTCTATCACCGGGCCTCGCTTGTTCATAAAGGCGCAGCCGAGTACGGCGTCAGGGATCTCAGTTCACCTCTCGGCACGTTTGAGCGCGAAGAGGGGGGGCTCCGGGACGGTCTTTTCTGCTGCTGCGAATCGATCAAAAAGGAGAGCGGCGAATGGGACCTATGGAGGTGGAGTCACGAGCTGGAAGAGAACCCCAGGCCGGCAGTCCTGTTCCTCGATGAAGTCACCCAGGCAGCACTGCATCTTCTTTTGGATGGCACGGATGCCATGCCCAAGATCAGACGAGAAGCCATTAAGGCGCTCGAACGGTTGATCCGGAATCCCGAAGTCACCGTTATCGCTGCTGAAGCTGGTATTGGCGACATCGAACTGGAATGGCTGCAGGCCCTGTCTGGCGTCCAGCCACAGGTCATCAACACGACCTTTCGCAGGAGGTCTGACCTTTTCTATGGCGCAGCCTCCGCAGACAACATCGACAAGCTCCAACAGCTTTGCGGGCAGACCAGTGATCAAGGCCGGCAGGTCTGGATCTCGATGGGAAAGAAAACGGCCCTTGAATCGTTCAGCGCTCCTTTTCCTGGCAGCTTCTTGATCCACGGCGAGAACTCCAAAACTGAAGAGGTCGCTGCATTGATGGCCGACACCAACGCCGTCGCGGCTCAGTACCCCTTAGTTGGCTACAGCCCGTCCGTCGTCTCAGGCATCTCTTATGAGGCCTCAACCGTTGGCATCGCAGCCTGTGTTCAGCAGTTCGCAATGGGCCCACAAGACGCCATGCAGGCCGTCGCCAGGGCACGCAAAGCAGAGTGTCGGATCATGCTGTCGCCTGTTTCAACACCGATGGCAAAGACCGGCACCGGTCGGACGTCAACAAAAGATGTCAGCCGCGCCAGGTTTGTCCTGATAGACCCTGAGATGCAGGAGCTGTACCGGGAGCACCTAAAAGGTGTAAATCGAACAACTGTTTTTTACTCAGTGGCCCTGGAAGCTCGGACCAATTACGAGGCAATAAACAACGAACACGTCCTGCGTTGCCGTCTAATCGATCAGGGCTACACGCTCCGGTCGTTCGATGAGCTAGTCAGCGACAACGCCGTTGTCATCCCGAAGGCCCAGCGGGACAAGCAGACCAAGCAGGCCGAGCTGAACCGTAGAACACAGCTTCTCCATGAGGTCATGACTGGTCAGAAGACCATTGGTCAGGCCAGCTCAGAGGCGAACAGGGAGACCAAGAACGGCACCTGGGTGGACCTGGCATCAGTTGACCCCAGTCATGCCTATCAGTGGCTGCAGCGGGTCAGGATGCATGACCTGATTTCTGCCGGTTCTTTCACCACTAACAGTCCTGAATTCCTCGCCATGGCGGCGGAAGTACAGAGTCTCAACAAGCACGAAGCCCGGGAACTGCGTGATGTCCTCGGTGGTCGCACTGAGGTTCCAGGGCCAGATGACGAGGTGAAAGCGACTTTCGCTAAGGCGCTGCTCAAGGTGGCTGGGTTCACCGTTGAGAGGAAACTAGTTCGCTCTAAGGGGACGCGGTCCTACCTCTACAACCTGGACGCCATGGAGGTGTCACCAAAAATGTAG
- a CDS encoding recombinase family protein: MKVGYLRISDKGQTDNVTVDVQRAALLKAGAEKVFEDLGVSAYKENVERPGFEELIEWVERGQVSVLIVNSLDRLSRSEWNTARINRSLRQVGAKILNLQVGCEEEPGELGQDLFAAVARDESRRKSRRIKQTYQSFKDAGLSHSARAPWAIRIPTRASIRRGDDPADSEERVPIRDETHYPKARALVEHYLSNGCTHAELFRFCQAEEIPLHSASSCRKWLTHPMVVRLILHAGEPAQIAKVAARHAHGWKRPTAAPVESHPLRGLVFCDRCGRQMASANQRSALKCARQTCPNTKQVRGELISWAISAALAKATETATRRLLDATQGRQATSKEIELQSQQQALEKAIKSAPALEATLRPQIDGLARQLAALQSTDLTQWQTLAQDWLKGHGTWSWYQIPGKLKPRIYRALVRSVHCDEGRPLRVVLADGTVGETPNDWPEITNAGVTYGIEVFPNGKTRRAPLRDEGPDLLGWHRLLLTGQALEDFAEVNHDKWQEHHDAERRRRAAQELSEEEMARIIERGPPEGGFVTAELEL, translated from the coding sequence ATGAAAGTTGGCTATCTGAGGATCTCGGATAAGGGGCAAACCGACAACGTCACCGTCGACGTCCAGCGCGCTGCATTGCTGAAAGCAGGTGCTGAGAAAGTTTTCGAGGACCTCGGCGTCAGCGCTTACAAGGAAAATGTCGAGCGACCAGGGTTTGAAGAGCTCATCGAATGGGTTGAGCGGGGCCAGGTCTCTGTCCTCATCGTCAACAGCCTTGACCGCCTGAGCCGCAGCGAGTGGAACACCGCACGGATCAACCGTTCACTAAGGCAGGTCGGAGCCAAGATCCTCAATCTCCAGGTGGGATGTGAGGAGGAGCCTGGAGAACTCGGGCAGGATCTCTTCGCAGCAGTCGCGAGAGACGAGAGTCGTAGGAAGTCAAGGCGAATCAAGCAGACATACCAGTCGTTCAAGGACGCTGGCCTGTCGCATTCGGCCCGTGCTCCATGGGCCATCCGGATTCCGACAAGAGCCAGCATCCGCCGTGGTGATGACCCGGCTGATTCGGAAGAGCGGGTGCCGATCCGTGACGAGACGCATTACCCAAAGGCCCGTGCCCTGGTGGAGCACTACCTCAGCAATGGTTGCACCCATGCTGAGCTGTTTCGCTTCTGCCAGGCCGAGGAAATACCACTTCACAGCGCCTCGAGCTGTCGCAAATGGCTGACTCATCCGATGGTCGTTCGCCTGATACTCCACGCAGGGGAGCCAGCCCAGATCGCGAAGGTCGCGGCTCGTCATGCCCATGGGTGGAAGCGACCCACAGCGGCACCAGTTGAGAGCCACCCATTGAGGGGTCTTGTTTTCTGTGACCGGTGTGGCCGGCAAATGGCGTCTGCAAATCAGAGGTCCGCGCTTAAGTGCGCGAGGCAGACCTGCCCGAACACGAAGCAGGTACGAGGTGAGCTGATCAGCTGGGCCATCTCAGCAGCGCTGGCTAAGGCGACGGAGACGGCTACCAGAAGACTCCTAGATGCAACGCAAGGCAGACAAGCAACGTCCAAGGAGATCGAGCTGCAAAGCCAACAGCAGGCCCTTGAAAAAGCCATCAAGAGCGCCCCGGCGTTGGAGGCAACCCTGAGACCACAGATCGACGGCTTAGCCCGTCAGCTAGCGGCGCTACAGAGCACAGACCTGACTCAGTGGCAGACCTTGGCTCAGGACTGGCTCAAAGGTCATGGGACGTGGAGCTGGTACCAAATTCCTGGGAAGCTGAAGCCACGTATTTACAGGGCTTTAGTCCGATCAGTTCACTGCGACGAGGGCCGGCCTCTGCGTGTCGTCTTAGCGGATGGGACTGTCGGCGAAACACCCAACGACTGGCCCGAGATCACCAACGCCGGCGTCACCTACGGGATTGAAGTTTTTCCCAACGGCAAGACAAGACGCGCCCCACTACGGGACGAAGGACCAGACCTCCTCGGCTGGCATCGCCTGCTGCTCACGGGGCAGGCCCTAGAAGACTTCGCCGAAGTGAACCATGACAAGTGGCAAGAGCATCACGACGCTGAACGCAGAAGAAGGGCGGCGCAGGAATTGTCTGAAGAGGAGATGGCTCGGATCATTGAAAGAGGGCCGCCAGAAGGCGGCTTTGTCACAGCCGAGTTGGAGCTCTAA